Proteins encoded within one genomic window of Thiothrix litoralis:
- a CDS encoding RNA-guided endonuclease InsQ/TnpB family protein, with protein sequence MIISHKIRLDPNNKQATYFAKAAGTARFTYNWALAEWQTQYAAWKDDNDLPKPSQFSLRKQLNAIKREQFPWMLEVTKNAPQMAIIQLGVAFKNFFAGHAKYPQFKKKGKSHDSFTLTNDQFSVDTSRIRIPHLGSVRMRETLRFSGKILSATVSRTADQWFASITVDTDSSHVPPAENQGVVGVDLGVSALATLSTGEVVTGAKPYKALLSRLQRLSRSLSRKVNGSTNRAKAKRKLAKLHARIANIRKNALHQLTTDLTRRFHTLGIEDLNVFGMVKNRHLSRAISDMGFFEFRRQLEYKADRRGGVVVVAGRFFASSKTCCACGEKLEKLPLSVRQWDCPTCGVSHDRDVNAAINLANYAVSYTVSACGGGGSGLGRKPKAKPAPVKQEFDCKFDDVQVCISSK encoded by the coding sequence ATGATCATCAGCCACAAAATTCGCCTTGACCCCAACAACAAACAAGCCACTTACTTTGCTAAAGCCGCAGGCACTGCACGGTTTACCTACAACTGGGCGTTAGCGGAATGGCAAACCCAATACGCCGCATGGAAAGACGATAACGACCTCCCCAAACCCTCGCAGTTTTCACTCCGCAAACAACTCAATGCCATCAAACGCGAGCAATTCCCGTGGATGCTGGAAGTCACCAAAAACGCCCCACAAATGGCGATCATCCAACTGGGCGTAGCCTTCAAGAACTTCTTTGCAGGTCACGCCAAGTACCCGCAATTCAAAAAGAAAGGCAAAAGCCATGACAGCTTCACCCTGACCAACGACCAATTTTCCGTTGACACTTCCCGCATCCGCATCCCCCACCTTGGGTCAGTGCGGATGCGGGAAACGTTACGCTTTTCCGGCAAAATCCTCTCTGCCACGGTTTCCCGCACCGCTGACCAGTGGTTCGCCAGCATCACGGTGGATACCGATTCCAGTCACGTGCCACCCGCCGAAAACCAAGGCGTAGTGGGCGTGGATTTGGGCGTATCCGCACTGGCAACACTGTCAACGGGGGAAGTGGTGACGGGTGCGAAGCCGTATAAAGCCTTGCTTTCCCGCCTGCAACGGCTCTCGCGCAGCCTATCCCGCAAGGTCAACGGCAGTACCAACCGCGCTAAAGCCAAGCGCAAACTGGCAAAACTCCATGCGCGTATTGCCAATATCCGCAAGAACGCTTTGCACCAACTCACGACGGATTTGACCCGCCGTTTCCATACCCTTGGCATCGAAGACCTGAACGTGTTTGGCATGGTGAAAAATCGCCATCTATCTCGGGCAATCAGTGATATGGGCTTTTTTGAGTTTCGCCGCCAGTTGGAATACAAAGCCGATAGGCGCGGTGGTGTCGTGGTAGTTGCAGGCAGGTTCTTTGCCAGCAGCAAGACCTGTTGCGCCTGCGGTGAAAAGCTGGAAAAGCTGCCCCTGTCAGTCCGGCAGTGGGATTGTCCGACCTGTGGCGTAAGCCACGATCGGGATGTGAACGCGGCTATTAACTTAGCCAACTACGCCGTGAGTTACACGGTGTCTGCCTGTGGAGGGGGGGGCTCTGGTCTTGGGCGTAAGCCAAAGGCGAAACCAGCCCCAGTGAAGCAGGAATTTGACTGCAAATTTGACGATGTTCAGGTTTGTATAAGTTCAAAGTAA